One Paenarthrobacter aurescens TC1 DNA window includes the following coding sequences:
- a CDS encoding hypothetical protein (identified by Glimmer2; putative), translated as MVDLANSALHVLMNAVMAAMLWNFASSTALLQVAVLGGGAFWFALQAAARPELKALCAEGRGRLRCAYHGLNMAAAALMVAVMNHPTAPHPDIMSAPGSSHNHHGLAAGVAVDMTGTWDYNDTLMILPAVFFAASSVFFLVLLLCPWALRLFTGLSDASAAAVRVTYGFEFSGAAAMALMFALPA; from the coding sequence ATGGTGGACCTGGCAAACAGCGCCCTCCATGTCCTGATGAACGCCGTAATGGCAGCAATGCTGTGGAACTTTGCTTCTTCCACCGCGCTGCTTCAGGTCGCGGTCCTTGGCGGCGGCGCATTTTGGTTTGCCCTGCAGGCTGCCGCACGGCCGGAGCTCAAGGCACTCTGTGCAGAAGGCCGGGGACGGCTTCGCTGCGCCTATCACGGTCTCAACATGGCCGCTGCAGCCCTCATGGTCGCAGTAATGAATCACCCTACGGCCCCGCACCCCGACATCATGTCGGCCCCCGGATCATCCCACAACCACCACGGTCTGGCCGCAGGCGTTGCCGTTGACATGACAGGAACCTGGGACTACAACGACACCCTGATGATCCTGCCCGCGGTATTCTTCGCAGCCTCATCAGTATTTTTCCTGGTGCTTCTGCTGTGTCCGTGGGCCTTGAGGCTCTTTACCGGCCTATCCGACGCGTCAGCGGCGGCCGTCCGTGTGACGTACGGCTTCGAATTCTCCGGCGCAGCAGCGATGGCCCTGATGTTTGCTCTGCCCGCCTAA
- a CDS encoding putative membrane protein, with translation MVSVYNYFRKHQRYGSNWWIKAAPVVGRLGVLCVVILMIQYLGTTVGQTSESLLFKLIPYIAAALFLAGTGFALYLK, from the coding sequence ATGGTCTCCGTCTACAACTACTTCAGGAAACACCAGCGATACGGAAGCAATTGGTGGATAAAAGCCGCTCCGGTCGTTGGCAGGCTGGGAGTGCTCTGTGTCGTCATCCTCATGATCCAATACCTCGGCACCACGGTGGGGCAGACCTCAGAATCGCTGCTGTTCAAACTCATTCCCTATATCGCTGCCGCATTATTCCTCGCAGGAACCGGTTTTGCGCTGTACCTGAAGTAA
- the maoII gene encoding copper methylamine oxidase (identified by similarity to SP:Q07123; match to protein family HMM PF01179; match to protein family HMM PF02727; match to protein family HMM PF02728), giving the protein MTVNNKIHTPVGVSHPLDPLSHDEITRAVSILKGGPAKEESFRFVSVELREPSKQALRSGVLPVREADSVLIDRTTGLAYEAIVDLDSGLISGWKELGAGVQPPIMLDEFDECEVNCKADPRVVEALAGRGLTDLDLVCIEPWSAGYFGTDAEGRRLMRALVFTRLDADDNPYAHPAENLVIIYDLNSGQVVEVEDNGFVPVPQTVGNYLPQHVGPARTDLKPIAITQPEGASFTVRGNHVQWGDWSFRIGFTPREGLVLHQIHFRDKGRNRPVINRASLVEMVVPYGDPSPVQAKKNAFDAGEYNIGVMANSLKLGCDCLGEIQYFDGIVADSHGNPMTIKNAVCMHEEDDSIMWKHFDFRKGSAEVRRSRKLVISFIATVANYEYGFYWHLYLDGTVEFLVKATGILSTAGQNPGEKNKYGQTLNNDGLYAPIHQHIFNVRMDFEIDGPRNAVYEVDTEIPAESPTLSAFHTVDRLLETEQAAIRRADSSKHRFWKVVNHDSRNLVDEPVAYRLMPTDAITLAADDKAHVSQRAQFARNNLWVTAYDRAERFPAGEYPNQSTGGDGLPAWTAADRNIVDEDLVVWYTFGMHHVVRLEDWPVMPRQHVGFILQPHGFFDQNPTLDLPRPETPSMEGAHCCEGHEQ; this is encoded by the coding sequence ATGACAGTCAATAATAAAATCCACACCCCTGTGGGAGTCTCGCATCCCCTTGATCCGCTGTCCCATGACGAAATCACGCGCGCGGTGTCGATCCTGAAGGGCGGGCCAGCCAAAGAGGAGTCGTTCCGCTTCGTCAGCGTTGAGTTGCGCGAGCCGTCCAAGCAAGCGCTCAGGAGCGGTGTACTTCCGGTCCGCGAAGCGGATTCGGTGCTCATCGATCGTACTACGGGCCTAGCCTATGAGGCCATTGTGGATCTTGACTCAGGCCTCATCAGCGGCTGGAAGGAACTCGGTGCCGGGGTCCAGCCCCCCATCATGCTGGATGAGTTCGATGAGTGCGAGGTCAACTGCAAAGCCGACCCCCGCGTTGTGGAGGCCCTCGCAGGCCGTGGCCTGACCGACCTTGACCTGGTCTGTATCGAACCATGGTCGGCGGGATATTTCGGCACCGATGCCGAAGGTCGGCGCCTCATGCGTGCTTTGGTCTTCACCAGGCTCGATGCCGACGACAACCCCTACGCACACCCGGCCGAAAACCTCGTCATCATCTACGACCTCAATTCCGGTCAGGTGGTGGAGGTTGAAGACAACGGTTTCGTTCCGGTTCCCCAAACCGTCGGCAACTACCTTCCCCAGCACGTCGGGCCGGCACGGACCGATCTCAAGCCCATCGCCATCACCCAGCCCGAGGGAGCCTCCTTCACGGTGAGGGGCAACCACGTGCAGTGGGGAGATTGGTCCTTCCGCATCGGCTTCACGCCCCGGGAAGGTCTGGTGCTGCACCAGATCCACTTCCGCGACAAGGGCCGAAACCGGCCGGTCATCAATCGGGCGTCGCTGGTGGAGATGGTCGTCCCCTACGGTGACCCGTCACCGGTGCAGGCCAAGAAAAACGCTTTCGACGCCGGCGAATACAACATCGGGGTTATGGCAAATTCGCTCAAGCTCGGTTGCGACTGTCTGGGTGAAATCCAGTACTTCGACGGGATCGTGGCTGACAGCCACGGCAACCCCATGACGATCAAGAATGCCGTGTGCATGCACGAGGAAGACGACAGCATCATGTGGAAGCACTTCGACTTCCGCAAAGGCTCGGCAGAGGTGCGCCGTTCCCGCAAGCTGGTGATTTCCTTCATTGCCACGGTGGCCAACTACGAGTACGGCTTCTACTGGCATCTGTACCTGGACGGAACCGTCGAGTTCCTCGTCAAGGCCACTGGCATCCTTTCCACCGCCGGCCAGAACCCGGGTGAGAAGAACAAGTACGGACAGACCCTGAACAACGACGGGCTGTATGCCCCCATCCACCAGCACATCTTCAATGTCCGCATGGATTTTGAAATCGACGGCCCCCGCAACGCTGTCTATGAGGTGGACACCGAAATCCCAGCGGAAAGCCCGACCCTCAGCGCCTTCCACACCGTGGATCGGCTGCTGGAAACCGAACAGGCGGCCATCCGCCGGGCCGACAGTTCAAAACACCGCTTCTGGAAGGTCGTCAACCACGACAGTCGTAACCTGGTGGATGAACCGGTGGCCTACCGCCTGATGCCCACCGATGCCATCACTCTGGCCGCCGACGACAAGGCACACGTTAGCCAGCGCGCACAGTTTGCCCGCAACAACCTCTGGGTCACCGCCTACGATCGGGCAGAACGTTTCCCGGCCGGTGAGTACCCGAACCAGAGCACCGGCGGGGACGGCTTGCCGGCATGGACCGCGGCCGACCGGAACATTGTCGATGAGGATCTGGTGGTCTGGTACACCTTCGGCATGCACCACGTGGTTCGGCTCGAAGACTGGCCCGTCATGCCGCGCCAGCACGTGGGATTCATTCTCCAGCCCCACGGCTTCTTCGACCAGAACCCCACTCTGGACCTGCCGCGGCCCGAAACCCCCTCGATGGAAGGGGCTCATTGTTGTGAAGGACACGAACAATGA